The genomic region AGCCGGAGGATCCAGAAGTTTCGGGAACTCAGGGGGAAACCTCGCCGGCCTCGGGATCCCGGCTACCACAGGCCTGGGAAACCAGACAAAGATGCCGGGCAGCCCTTGTCTCATCCAGCCTTCCCACGGGAGTTTCATGCGGTGCTTCCCGAAGAAGCTCGGGGTTTTCCCTTGCCTCTTCTGCAATCTGCCGGATCACCCGCACAAACTCGTCCAGAGTCTCGAGAGTCTCGGTTTCTGTTGGCTCGATCATCAGGGCTTCGGGAACAATCAGGGGGAAGTAAATGGTCGGAGCATGCATGCCGAAATCCAGCAGACGCTTGGCAAGATCGAGAGTACGCAGATCATGTTTCCGGAGGAAACTCCCGCTCGCCACAAACTCATGCATGCAGAGACCCTCGCGGGGCATATCCAGGATGCCCCGAAGTTTCATCTGAAGGTAGTTCGCATTCAGAACGGCCGCTGCGCTGATGTCCTTCATGCCATCGCCTCCCACTCGGAGGATATAGGCAAGGGCGCGAAGGCAGATCCCTGCATTCCCGTACCAGGAATGCAGGTCACCGATGCTTTTCTCCGGGATGAAGAACTCCAGACGGCCTTCAGACTCCCTGACTCTGCGACCCGGAAGATAGTCCATCAGCTTCTCGCAGACCGCTACCGGACCTGCTCCCGGACCTCCGCCGCCATGAGGGGTGGCGAAGGTTTTGTGAAGGTTCAGGTGAAGGATGTCAAAACCGATGTCCGCCGGTCGAACTCTTCCGAGCAGGGCATTCATATTGGCCCCGTCCATATAGAGGAGAGCTCCGGCCTCATGGACGCGATCTGCAATTTCCCGGATGTCCTTTTCAAAAAGACCAAGAGTGTTCGGGTTGGTAAGCATCACCGCAGCGGTATCATCTCCCAGCTCACGGTCGAGTGCTTCCAGATCCACCAATCCCTCTTCCGTGGAAGGAATCACGATCGTATTCATCCCCGCCATCCGGACTGTGGCCGGGTTCGTGCCATGGGCACTGTCCGGGATCAGAACCTTGTCACGCTTTTCTCCCCGGTCTTCGTGCCAGGCGCGTGCCATGAGCATCCCCGCAAACTCACCCTGAGCGCCGGCCGACGGCTGAAGACTGAGAGCGGCGAAACCCGTAATCTCCAAAAGTGCCTCTTCCAGATCCTTCATCATCTGAAGGCTTCCCTGCAAGGACTCCTCTTCCTGTGCGGGATGGCAACCGGCAAAACCGGGATCGGCTGCCAATTGCTCGGAGAGAACCGGATTGTATTTCATGGTGCAGGAACCGAGAGGATAGAAACCCCGGGCAATGGAGTGATTCTTCACGGAGAGATCCACAAAGTGACGAAGGATCCCCAGTTCATCCAACTCGGGAAGGCCTGCATCCTTCTTGCGCAAAATGTGCTCCGGCAAATCATGAGCTGCAAAGCCCTCAGAAGAGGGAAGACGAAAGGCGCGCCGTCCGGTGCTGCTTTTCATAAAGAGATCGCTCATGAGGCAAGACTCCCGAGCAATTCTTCCAGCCTGTCGAGGTCTTCCGGACGATGTTTCTCAGAGACCGTAACAAGCATCGTATGATCGCCCATCATGGGAAAGTCCCGGTCGAGAGGAATCCCCGCATAGACACCTTCCTTGCGCAAGTCCGAAAGGATCTCCCGGGCCGGGCGGGGTGTGCGCAGGACAAACTCCTGATAGAAGGGAGCGGAAAAGGCAAGCGAATAGCCCGGCAACTGTTGCAGGCGCTCCGCCAATGCCTTCGCCCGGCTGGCGAGCCCCCGGGCAAGTTCTTTCATGCCGGATTCTCCGAGACAGGCCAGATAAACGGTGGCAGCCAGCATCATCAGCCCCTGATTCGTGCAGATATTGCTGGTCGCCTTTTCCCGACGGATATGCTGTTCGCGAGTTTGAAGGGTCAGGACATAGCCGTCCCTTCCTTTCGCATCCACGGTCTTGCCCACCAGACGACCGGGCAGTCTGCGCAGGTACTTCTTCGAGGCCGCCATGATCCCCAGAAGAGGGCCGCCGAGATTCATCGGGAGGCCAAGAGACTGGGCTTCCCCGGTCACCAGGTCTGCATCAAAGCTGCCCGGGGGTTCCAGAAGAGCCAGACTTCCCGGCTCGCAGTGTACGATCAAAAGAGCGCCCGCCTCGCGGGCAAGAGGAGCCAGCGACTTCAGGTCCTCAATGATGCCGAAGTAGTTGGGACTCTGGACAACAAGAGCCGCCGTTTCACTGTCGAGTTGTTCCTTTACGAGGGCTGGATCCAGCCGGCCCTCCTTCGTCCAGGGCAGGGACTCCAGATGGTAATCCTGCCCCCGGGTGTAGGTCTCCACGACCCGACGCACCGAGGGTTGCAAGCTCCCCGGCAGCAGGACCCTCGACCGGCCAGTGGCCGCGCCAGCCAGAAGAACGGCCTCCGCAAGAGCACTTCCCCCATCGTACATGGAGGCGTTGGCCGCTTCCATACCGGTCAGGCGGGCAATCATGGTTTGAAACTCGAAGATGGCCTGCAGTGTGCCCTGGGAAACCTCGGGCTGATAGGGAGTGTAGGCCGTATAGAACTCTGGGCGGGAGAGAATCTGGGAACTCATGGCCGGAATGACCCGATCATAGATCCCGCCGCCGAGGAAGGAAAGGGTGCAGGAAGCGGGATGGTTTGCTGAGGAAAGATCCTCCATGCGGATACGAAGCGAGTGTTCATCAAGTCCCGCTGGAAGAGAAAGATCATCGCGGAAATGACAGTCAGCGGGAACCGAGGAAAAGAGTTCCTCCAGATCCGCAAGACCCAGTTCCGACAGCATCTGCCGCAGGTCATCCTCGCTGTGAGGGACGAATCCCCGCATCACTCT from Candidatus Krumholzibacteriia bacterium harbors:
- the gcvPA gene encoding aminomethyl-transferring glycine dehydrogenase subunit GcvPA; this encodes MRGFVPHSEDDLRQMLSELGLADLEELFSSVPADCHFRDDLSLPAGLDEHSLRIRMEDLSSANHPASCTLSFLGGGIYDRVIPAMSSQILSRPEFYTAYTPYQPEVSQGTLQAIFEFQTMIARLTGMEAANASMYDGGSALAEAVLLAGAATGRSRVLLPGSLQPSVRRVVETYTRGQDYHLESLPWTKEGRLDPALVKEQLDSETAALVVQSPNYFGIIEDLKSLAPLAREAGALLIVHCEPGSLALLEPPGSFDADLVTGEAQSLGLPMNLGGPLLGIMAASKKYLRRLPGRLVGKTVDAKGRDGYVLTLQTREQHIRREKATSNICTNQGLMMLAATVYLACLGESGMKELARGLASRAKALAERLQQLPGYSLAFSAPFYQEFVLRTPRPAREILSDLRKEGVYAGIPLDRDFPMMGDHTMLVTVSEKHRPEDLDRLEELLGSLAS
- the gcvPB gene encoding aminomethyl-transferring glycine dehydrogenase subunit GcvPB, with translation MSDLFMKSSTGRRAFRLPSSEGFAAHDLPEHILRKKDAGLPELDELGILRHFVDLSVKNHSIARGFYPLGSCTMKYNPVLSEQLAADPGFAGCHPAQEEESLQGSLQMMKDLEEALLEITGFAALSLQPSAGAQGEFAGMLMARAWHEDRGEKRDKVLIPDSAHGTNPATVRMAGMNTIVIPSTEEGLVDLEALDRELGDDTAAVMLTNPNTLGLFEKDIREIADRVHEAGALLYMDGANMNALLGRVRPADIGFDILHLNLHKTFATPHGGGGPGAGPVAVCEKLMDYLPGRRVRESEGRLEFFIPEKSIGDLHSWYGNAGICLRALAYILRVGGDGMKDISAAAVLNANYLQMKLRGILDMPREGLCMHEFVASGSFLRKHDLRTLDLAKRLLDFGMHAPTIYFPLIVPEALMIEPTETETLETLDEFVRVIRQIAEEARENPELLREAPHETPVGRLDETRAARHLCLVSQACGSRDPEAGEVSP